In one Roseburia intestinalis L1-82 genomic region, the following are encoded:
- a CDS encoding DUF6050 family protein encodes MKRVLFKVILPLAFVAVWLNMCYWICLGENGVNWFQFWIMSGFPFGIQKMLVLLIPRNFGIAGSIGVLALDAVIGGMIGVIVLAIKIIAIIREVINIIMELAGKRISC; translated from the coding sequence ATGAAAAGGGTATTATTTAAGGTGATTTTGCCGCTGGCATTTGTTGCAGTATGGCTGAATATGTGTTACTGGATATGTCTGGGAGAGAACGGAGTAAACTGGTTTCAATTCTGGATTATGAGTGGATTTCCATTCGGCATACAAAAGATGCTCGTACTGCTGATACCTCGCAATTTTGGAATTGCAGGGAGCATTGGAGTGTTGGCACTTGACGCAGTCATAGGCGGCATGATCGGAGTGATTGTCCTTGCAATAAAAATTATTGCAATCATTAGGGAAGTAATCAATATCATAATGGAACTTGCAGGAAAGAGAATTTCTTGCTGA
- a CDS encoding DUF6075 family protein yields MNSTALGAEKENINFISEAHEKFYYEKIQKVREADVYHKALCYCIGMNEDTRRNVDRIYNFKTGCVKPECLHEGWQTSGSAKVVRMAFNLYCNGTPSVDDEQDTEEQVDECRRYSVEDLFCCCYAPYFWQAIQIRYPEYATYNKNLYAMFGGND; encoded by the coding sequence ATGAACAGTACAGCGTTAGGAGCAGAAAAAGAAAATATTAACTTTATCAGTGAAGCACATGAGAAATTCTACTATGAAAAAATTCAGAAAGTTAGAGAAGCAGATGTATATCACAAGGCACTTTGCTATTGCATTGGAATGAACGAAGATACACGAAGAAATGTGGATAGAATTTATAATTTCAAGACTGGATGTGTAAAACCGGAGTGCCTGCATGAAGGCTGGCAGACCAGTGGAAGTGCAAAGGTTGTCAGAATGGCATTTAATCTGTATTGCAATGGGACACCGAGCGTGGATGATGAACAGGACACAGAGGAGCAGGTGGATGAGTGCCGGAGATATTCAGTAGAGGATTTGTTCTGCTGTTGCTATGCACCATATTTCTGGCAGGCAATACAGATTCGCTATCCGGAGTATGCCACATACAATAAAAATTTGTATGCAATGTTTGGAGGAAATGATTGA
- a CDS encoding methionyl-tRNA formyltransferase: protein MCDENMNLEEQVTEPVEPKVETEPLFEEMVDFDTFSKSDFRVVKVKECSAVKKSKKLLHFVLDDGTGTDRIILSGIHAYYEPEELVGKTLLAITNLPPRSMMGIDSCGMLLSAVHTVNGEEKLNLVMLDDAIPAGAKLY from the coding sequence ATGTGCGATGAAAATATGAATTTAGAAGAACAGGTTACTGAGCCTGTTGAGCCAAAGGTGGAAACAGAACCATTATTTGAGGAAATGGTGGATTTTGATACATTCAGCAAGTCAGATTTCCGTGTTGTAAAAGTAAAAGAATGTAGTGCTGTGAAGAAAAGCAAAAAGCTGTTACATTTTGTTTTAGATGATGGCACAGGAACAGACAGAATTATTCTCTCTGGAATCCATGCATATTATGAACCGGAGGAACTGGTCGGAAAGACATTACTTGCAATTACAAATTTACCACCTAGAAGTATGATGGGAATTGATTCCTGTGGTATGCTTTTATCCGCTGTTCATACAGTAAATGGAGAGGAAAAGCTTAATTTAGTTATGCTGGATGATGCAATTCCGGCAGGTGCAAAGCTCTACTAA
- a CDS encoding PcfB family protein has protein sequence MQEETTQKTIALAIKTSKLTASVLQKAMKMYLEHQKHKEPSHGKIPVKKLVGQGEGAKSIEVTDSNIKSFERVARKYNVDFAVKKDKTMEPPKYLVFFKGKDADVIAQAFKEFVKVNEKKQQRPSLRQKLKGLQKMIAQNKNRERSREKNKDRGQSL, from the coding sequence GTGCAGGAGGAAACAACACAGAAAACCATTGCTCTTGCAATCAAGACTTCCAAACTGACCGCAAGCGTGTTACAGAAGGCGATGAAGATGTATCTGGAACACCAGAAGCATAAGGAGCCTTCCCATGGGAAAATCCCGGTAAAAAAGCTGGTCGGTCAGGGAGAGGGTGCAAAGTCCATTGAGGTTACGGATAGCAATATTAAATCCTTTGAGCGTGTTGCAAGGAAATATAATGTCGATTTCGCAGTAAAAAAGGATAAGACCATGGAACCACCCAAGTATCTTGTATTTTTCAAGGGCAAAGATGCCGATGTGATTGCACAGGCATTCAAGGAATTTGTAAAAGTTAATGAGAAAAAACAGCAGCGTCCGTCACTCAGACAGAAACTGAAAGGACTTCAGAAGATGATCGCACAGAATAAGAATAGGGAGCGAAGCAGAGAGAAAAATAAGGACAGGGGACAGAGCTTATAA
- the queA gene encoding tRNA preQ1(34) S-adenosylmethionine ribosyltransferase-isomerase QueA — MDVKDFYYDLPQELIAQDPLEDRSSSRLMVLDKNTGEVTHRVFKDITDYLRPGDCLVINNTKVIPARLYGVKEGTEAKIEILLLKRKENDIWETLVKPGKKCKVGTKISFGDGLLTGEVIDIVEEGNRLIQFHYDGIFEEILDQLGQMPLPPYITHQLQDKNRYQTVYAKYDGSAAAPTAGLHFTPELLKKVKEMGVEIAEVTLHVGLGTFRPVKETDVLKHHMHSEFYRIEQSEADKINHAKETGHRVIAVGTTSTRTLEAASDENGFLRETSGWTEIFIYPGYRFKVIDSLITNFHLPESTLVMLVSALAGREHVLNAYEIAVQEKYRFFSFGDAMLITDTTV, encoded by the coding sequence ATGGACGTAAAAGATTTTTATTATGACCTGCCACAGGAGCTGATCGCACAGGACCCGTTAGAGGACCGTTCCAGTTCGCGGCTGATGGTATTGGATAAAAATACCGGTGAAGTGACACATCGTGTTTTTAAGGATATTACAGATTATTTAAGACCGGGAGACTGCCTTGTCATTAACAATACGAAAGTAATTCCTGCAAGACTGTACGGAGTAAAAGAGGGCACAGAGGCAAAGATCGAGATCCTTCTGTTGAAACGTAAGGAAAATGATATCTGGGAAACCCTTGTAAAACCGGGCAAAAAATGTAAAGTCGGAACAAAGATCAGTTTTGGCGATGGACTTCTGACCGGTGAGGTCATTGATATCGTGGAAGAGGGGAACCGTCTGATCCAGTTCCACTATGATGGAATTTTTGAGGAGATTTTAGACCAGCTTGGACAGATGCCGCTGCCGCCTTATATCACACATCAGCTTCAGGATAAAAACCGTTACCAGACGGTATATGCAAAGTATGATGGCTCTGCCGCTGCACCGACAGCGGGACTCCATTTTACACCGGAATTATTAAAAAAAGTAAAGGAAATGGGTGTGGAGATCGCAGAGGTGACACTTCATGTAGGGCTTGGTACATTCCGCCCGGTCAAGGAGACGGATGTATTAAAACACCATATGCATTCGGAATTTTACCGGATCGAACAGTCCGAGGCAGATAAGATCAACCATGCAAAAGAGACCGGACATCGTGTCATTGCGGTAGGAACGACCAGCACGCGTACTTTAGAGGCGGCATCGGACGAGAACGGTTTCCTGCGCGAGACAAGCGGATGGACAGAGATCTTTATTTATCCGGGTTACAGGTTTAAAGTCATTGATTCCCTGATTACCAATTTCCATTTGCCGGAATCCACACTGGTAATGTTAGTTTCAGCACTGGCAGGACGGGAACATGTGTTAAACGCATATGAAATTGCCGTGCAGGAGAAATATCGTTTCTTTAGCTTTGGGGATGCAATGCTGATAACGGATACAACAGTTTAA
- a CDS encoding ParA family protein, producing the protein MCKVIVIGNQKGGVGKTTTTSNLGIGLAKKGKKVLLIDADAQGSLTASLGFQEPDKLDVSLATIMANIINEEDMEPDYGILKHDEGVDLMPGNIELSGLEVSLVNVMSRELVLRTYIEQQKERYDYILIDCMPSLGMITINAFASADGILIPVQAAYLPVKGLEQLIKTIGKVKRQINPKLEIEGILLTMVDNRTNYAKDISALVVENYGSKVRIFENSIPMSVRAAEISAEGVSIYEHDPNGKVASAYQSLTEEVLADE; encoded by the coding sequence ATGTGTAAAGTTATAGTAATCGGAAACCAGAAAGGTGGAGTTGGAAAGACCACCACAACAAGTAATCTAGGTATTGGACTTGCAAAAAAGGGGAAAAAGGTGCTTCTGATAGATGCGGATGCACAGGGAAGCCTGACAGCAAGTTTAGGCTTTCAGGAGCCGGATAAACTGGATGTATCTCTTGCAACCATTATGGCGAATATCATCAATGAAGAAGATATGGAGCCGGATTATGGCATCCTAAAGCACGACGAGGGTGTAGACCTTATGCCCGGCAATATAGAGTTGTCGGGATTGGAAGTATCACTGGTAAATGTCATGAGCAGGGAGCTTGTGCTTCGGACTTATATAGAACAGCAGAAAGAAAGGTATGATTACATTCTGATTGATTGTATGCCTTCCCTTGGCATGATTACCATAAATGCCTTTGCAAGTGCCGACGGCATCCTTATTCCGGTGCAGGCAGCATATCTGCCGGTAAAAGGTCTGGAACAGCTTATAAAGACCATAGGAAAGGTAAAAAGGCAGATCAATCCAAAATTGGAGATTGAAGGTATTCTGCTTACTATGGTTGATAACAGAACGAATTATGCAAAAGACATCAGTGCATTGGTTGTGGAGAATTATGGTAGCAAGGTAAGAATATTTGAAAACAGTATTCCGATGTCGGTAAGAGCTGCGGAGATTTCTGCTGAAGGTGTCAGCATTTATGAGCATGATCCAAATGGAAAAGTAGCGAGTGCCTATCAGTCATTGACAGAGGAGGTGCTTGCAGATGAATAA
- a CDS encoding VirD4-like conjugal transfer protein, CD1115 family, translated as MKCAPYVIFGYVLNKVSWLYGQQAGDNTLQKVLDTINGIGGAFHNPLPSFLPRDLLVGVGCGIGFRMVVYYKAKNAKKFRQGVEYGSARWGTAKDIEPYVDPVFENNVLLTATERLMMSGRPKQPKYARNKNILVIGGSGSGKTRFFVKPNLMQMHSSYVVTDPKGTVLVECGRMLSKNDYRIKVLNTINFAKSMHYNPFAYIRSEKDILKLVNTIIVNTKGEGQQASEDFWVKAEKLYYTALIAYIWYEAPEEEQNFSMLIDLVDASEAREDDENFKNAVDLLFEELEQKNPNHFAVRQYKKYKLAAGKTAKSILISCGARLAPFDIKELRDLTAYDELELDTLGEKKTALFVIISDTDATFNFIVSIMYSQLFNLLCDKADDVYNGRLPIHVRCLLDEFANIGQIPQFEKLIATIRSREISASIILQSKSQLKALYRDNASTIEGNCDTTLFLGGKEKDTLKDLAEILGKETIDLYNTSDTRGTSQSYGLNYQKTGKELMSQDEIAVMDGSKCIMQLRGVRPFFSDKFDITKHKQYPLLSDYDKKNEFDIEKYVKNRNRLRFKRNDVVDEVCDVGEIAE; from the coding sequence CTGAAATGTGCTCCCTATGTGATCTTCGGGTATGTTCTGAATAAGGTTTCATGGCTGTATGGACAGCAGGCAGGTGATAACACCTTGCAGAAGGTGTTGGACACAATCAATGGGATTGGAGGTGCGTTCCATAATCCGCTACCAAGTTTTCTGCCGAGGGATTTACTGGTAGGAGTGGGATGCGGAATAGGATTTCGTATGGTAGTTTATTATAAAGCGAAAAATGCAAAGAAATTCCGGCAGGGAGTGGAGTACGGTTCGGCAAGGTGGGGAACTGCCAAAGACATAGAGCCTTATGTCGATCCGGTATTTGAAAACAACGTGCTTTTAACGGCAACGGAGCGTCTTATGATGTCCGGCAGACCAAAGCAGCCGAAGTATGCAAGGAATAAAAACATTCTTGTGATCGGTGGTTCCGGTTCCGGTAAGACACGCTTTTTTGTGAAGCCGAACCTTATGCAGATGCACAGTTCCTATGTGGTCACTGATCCGAAAGGCACTGTGCTGGTCGAATGCGGCAGGATGCTGTCTAAGAATGATTACCGGATTAAGGTGCTTAATACCATTAACTTTGCAAAATCAATGCATTACAACCCTTTCGCTTACATCCGGAGCGAAAAGGACATTCTGAAACTCGTAAACACAATCATTGTAAATACCAAAGGGGAAGGACAGCAAGCCTCTGAGGATTTCTGGGTAAAAGCCGAAAAGCTCTATTACACGGCACTGATCGCATATATCTGGTACGAAGCACCGGAGGAAGAACAGAATTTTTCCATGCTGATTGATCTGGTGGATGCCAGTGAAGCAAGGGAAGATGATGAAAATTTCAAAAATGCGGTTGACCTGCTGTTTGAGGAGCTGGAGCAGAAGAACCCAAACCATTTTGCGGTAAGGCAGTATAAGAAGTATAAACTTGCCGCAGGAAAGACAGCAAAATCTATTCTGATTAGCTGTGGTGCGAGGTTGGCACCATTTGACATCAAGGAGCTGCGTGACCTGACTGCTTATGATGAACTGGAGCTTGATACATTGGGGGAGAAAAAGACAGCACTGTTTGTCATTATCTCCGATACCGATGCCACATTCAATTTTATTGTAAGTATCATGTATTCGCAGTTATTCAACCTGCTTTGTGACAAGGCAGATGATGTATATAACGGGAGACTGCCGATCCACGTCCGGTGCTTACTGGATGAGTTTGCGAATATCGGGCAGATTCCACAGTTTGAGAAGCTGATTGCTACCATTCGTAGCAGGGAAATATCAGCTTCTATTATTTTGCAGTCAAAGTCACAGCTTAAGGCTCTGTACCGGGACAACGCTTCCACGATTGAAGGAAACTGCGACACAACCCTGTTTCTGGGAGGAAAAGAGAAAGATACTCTGAAAGACTTGGCAGAAATCCTTGGAAAAGAAACGATTGACCTTTATAATACCTCGGATACGAGAGGTACGAGCCAGTCCTACGGTCTGAATTATCAAAAGACTGGAAAGGAGTTAATGAGTCAGGACGAGATTGCGGTCATGGATGGCAGCAAGTGTATCATGCAGCTTAGAGGTGTGAGACCATTTTTCTCAGATAAATTTGATATAACGAAGCATAAGCAGTACCCACTGTTATCCGATTATGACAAAAAGAATGAATTTGACATTGAAAAATACGTGAAGAACCGCAACAGACTTCGTTTTAAGAGGAATGATGTGGTGGATGAGGTATGCGATGTCGGAGAAATTGCTGAGTAA
- the pheT gene encoding phenylalanine--tRNA ligase subunit beta, whose amino-acid sequence MNTSLKWIKDLVPGLDCTPQEYMDAMTLSGSKVEGYENMDEDLDKIVIGQVKSIEKHPDADKLVICQVDIGTETIQIVTGAPNVTEGCKVPVVLDGGKVAGGHDGSKTEGGIKIKKGKLRGVESNGMMCSIEELGSNRDMFPLAPENGLYILPEDAPVGESAISYLGLDDTVVEYEITSNRVDCFSILGIAREAAATFGKEFVPPVVTETGNNEDVNDYIKVSVKDDKLCSRYTARVVKNIRIAPSPEWMQCRLRAQGIRPINNIVDITNYVMEEYGQPMHAYDLDTIEDREIVVRRAAKGEQFVTLDGQERTLDDSVLMICDGRKAIGIAGIMGGENSMITDNVKTMLFEAACFDGTNIRLSGRKIGLRTDASAKFEKGLDPNTAIEAMNRACQLIEELGAGEVVGGVVDVYPNAKGDKRIPFEPEKYNKLLGTDIAKETMLAYFSKINLGYDPASNEVIVPSWRQDLECDADLAEEVARFFGYDKIPTTLPSGEATTGKLTFKLRIEAVAREIAEFCGFSQGMTYSFESPKVYDKLLLPQDSPLRKAVVISNPLGEDFSIMRTVSLNGMLTSLSTNFNRRNKNVRLYELGNIYLPKQVPVTELPEERMQFTLGMYGEGDFFTMKGVIEEFLYKAGMKLKPEYDPEAGKPFLHPGRQANVVYDGTVIGYLGEVHPTVAANYAIKERVYVAVLDMPEIVSHASFDHKYEGIAKFPAAARDISMVVPKKVLAGDIEKIFDEKGGQFLEKYDLFDIYEGAQIKPGYKSIAYSLSFRAKDRNLEDADITGAMDRIVKALEHVGAELRK is encoded by the coding sequence ATGAATACTTCATTAAAGTGGATCAAAGACTTAGTTCCAGGTCTTGACTGTACACCACAGGAATATATGGATGCCATGACATTATCCGGCTCTAAGGTAGAAGGATATGAGAACATGGATGAGGATCTTGATAAAATTGTGATCGGACAGGTAAAAAGCATTGAGAAACATCCGGATGCGGACAAACTTGTGATCTGCCAGGTAGATATCGGAACGGAGACAATACAGATTGTGACAGGTGCTCCGAATGTGACTGAAGGGTGCAAAGTACCGGTTGTATTAGACGGTGGAAAAGTTGCCGGAGGTCATGACGGCAGCAAGACCGAGGGCGGTATTAAGATCAAAAAAGGAAAACTGCGCGGTGTGGAGTCAAACGGTATGATGTGCTCCATCGAGGAACTTGGTTCAAACAGAGATATGTTCCCACTTGCACCGGAAAACGGTTTATATATCCTGCCGGAAGATGCTCCGGTCGGAGAGAGCGCTATCAGTTATCTTGGATTAGATGACACGGTTGTGGAATATGAGATCACTTCAAACCGAGTAGACTGTTTCTCTATTTTAGGTATTGCGAGAGAGGCGGCAGCTACGTTCGGAAAAGAGTTTGTTCCTCCGGTTGTGACAGAAACAGGTAATAATGAAGATGTTAACGATTACATCAAAGTATCTGTAAAAGATGATAAGCTCTGTTCCCGTTACACCGCAAGAGTGGTAAAAAATATCAGGATCGCACCGTCGCCGGAATGGATGCAGTGCAGACTGCGTGCGCAGGGAATCCGCCCGATCAATAACATTGTAGATATCACAAACTATGTGATGGAAGAGTATGGACAGCCGATGCATGCCTATGACCTTGACACGATCGAGGACAGAGAGATCGTAGTAAGACGCGCTGCAAAGGGTGAGCAGTTTGTGACTTTAGACGGTCAGGAACGCACCTTAGATGACTCTGTATTAATGATCTGTGATGGAAGAAAAGCCATCGGTATTGCAGGTATCATGGGTGGAGAAAACTCCATGATCACGGACAATGTTAAAACAATGCTGTTTGAAGCTGCATGCTTCGATGGAACAAATATCCGTCTGTCAGGAAGAAAGATTGGTCTGCGTACAGATGCTTCCGCAAAATTTGAAAAAGGCTTAGATCCAAACACAGCGATCGAGGCAATGAACCGTGCATGCCAGCTTATAGAGGAACTTGGTGCCGGAGAAGTTGTCGGCGGCGTTGTGGATGTTTACCCGAATGCCAAAGGGGATAAACGTATTCCATTCGAGCCGGAGAAATACAACAAACTACTTGGAACGGACATTGCAAAAGAGACAATGCTGGCTTATTTCTCAAAGATCAACCTCGGCTATGATCCGGCTTCGAACGAAGTGATCGTTCCATCCTGGAGACAGGACTTAGAGTGTGACGCCGACCTTGCAGAGGAAGTGGCAAGATTCTTCGGTTATGATAAGATTCCGACCACACTGCCAAGCGGTGAGGCTACCACCGGAAAACTTACCTTCAAACTCCGCATCGAGGCAGTAGCAAGAGAGATCGCAGAGTTCTGCGGATTTTCACAGGGGATGACGTATTCCTTTGAGAGCCCGAAAGTATACGATAAATTATTACTGCCACAGGATTCACCGCTCCGCAAAGCGGTTGTGATCAGCAATCCGCTCGGAGAGGATTTCTCCATCATGAGAACTGTTTCCTTAAATGGTATGCTGACATCACTTTCCACAAACTTTAACCGCAGAAATAAAAATGTGCGTTTATACGAGCTTGGAAATATTTATCTGCCAAAACAGGTACCGGTGACAGAACTGCCGGAGGAGCGTATGCAGTTTACACTTGGAATGTATGGAGAGGGTGACTTCTTTACCATGAAGGGTGTTATCGAGGAGTTCCTTTATAAAGCAGGTATGAAACTGAAACCGGAATATGATCCTGAAGCCGGAAAACCATTCTTACATCCGGGACGTCAGGCAAATGTTGTTTATGATGGCACTGTGATCGGTTATCTCGGTGAGGTTCATCCGACCGTTGCTGCAAATTATGCAATCAAAGAGCGCGTTTATGTTGCAGTACTTGATATGCCAGAGATCGTATCCCACGCATCTTTCGACCACAAATATGAGGGAATCGCTAAATTCCCGGCTGCAGCCAGAGATATCTCCATGGTTGTTCCGAAGAAAGTGCTTGCAGGCGATATCGAGAAGATCTTCGATGAAAAGGGCGGTCAGTTCTTAGAGAAATACGATCTGTTTGATATCTATGAGGGAGCACAGATCAAACCGGGATATAAATCAATCGCATACTCCTTGTCTTTCCGTGCAAAGGACAGAAACTTAGAGGATGCCGATATCACTGGTGCAATGGATCGAATCGTGAAAGCACTTGAGCATGTTGGTGCGGAATTAAGAAAATAG
- a CDS encoding DUF6017 domain-containing protein — MGEILQLDYYYGIEAEQFSFYRVPRLLIKDERFKKLSSDAKLLYGLMLDRMSLSMKNEWFDDENRAYIIYTIDSIMEDLGCAKEKAVKVLAELDSVKGIGLVEKVRRGLGKPDIIYVKNFASISEQMDEKEPANADEITEVGKSNFKKSENRTSGSQKIKLQEVRKSNFRKSENQTSGSSEIEPQEVGESNPNYTNYNQTYMNQTNYNHTEESYNNPINQSATEKPQDDVIDSMDDAQAYIELIKENINYDHHMKYDGYGEKELYDELFGIICEVVCVKRKSIRVAGEDYPYELVKSRFLKLNSSHLEYVIGCMKETTTKITNIKAYMITALYNAPTTINHFYQQEVQHDMYGGGWHEKGII, encoded by the coding sequence ATGGGAGAAATTTTGCAGCTAGACTATTATTACGGAATAGAAGCGGAACAGTTCTCATTCTATCGTGTTCCACGCCTGCTGATAAAGGACGAGAGATTTAAGAAGCTGTCCAGTGATGCAAAATTATTGTATGGACTTATGCTTGATCGTATGTCGCTGTCTATGAAAAATGAATGGTTTGACGATGAAAATCGTGCATACATCATTTATACCATAGACAGCATTATGGAGGATTTGGGATGCGCTAAGGAAAAAGCTGTTAAGGTATTGGCAGAGCTTGATTCTGTAAAAGGAATTGGTCTGGTAGAAAAGGTGCGCAGAGGACTTGGAAAACCGGATATAATTTATGTGAAAAATTTTGCTTCAATTTCAGAGCAGATGGACGAAAAAGAGCCTGCTAATGCTGATGAAATCACAGAAGTCGGAAAATCGAACTTCAAGAAGTCAGAAAATCGAACTTCTGGAAGTCAGAAAATCAAACTTCAAGAAGTCAGAAAATCGAACTTTCGGAAGTCAGAAAATCAAACCTCTGGAAGTTCGGAAATCGAACCTCAAGAAGTCGGAGAATCGAACCCTAATTATACTAACTATAATCAGACTTATATGAATCAGACTAATTATAACCATACTGAGGAGAGTTATAACAATCCTATCAATCAATCTGCAACAGAAAAGCCACAAGATGATGTGATTGATTCGATGGATGATGCACAGGCATACATAGAACTGATTAAAGAAAATATCAATTATGATCATCACATGAAGTATGATGGTTATGGTGAAAAAGAACTTTATGACGAATTATTTGGGATAATCTGCGAAGTAGTGTGCGTAAAGAGAAAATCAATCCGAGTTGCAGGTGAGGATTATCCGTATGAGCTTGTAAAATCCAGATTCTTGAAACTGAACAGCAGTCATCTGGAATATGTGATTGGTTGCATGAAAGAGACAACGACAAAGATTACAAATATCAAAGCGTATATGATAACAGCACTTTATAATGCACCAACTACGATAAATCATTTCTATCAGCAGGAAGTGCAGCATGATATGTATGGAGGTGGATGGCATGAAAAGGGTATTATTTAA
- a CDS encoding PilZ domain-containing protein gives MEEKRHHKRLKLDVSIQLERLTEDGTTTYDYTQVVVTDVSRGGIGFQSDEPLEVGGYYNTRIQIWTKEVIDAVIEIVRKQKMEDGTDKYGATFIGMSDTDAIKIDIYQVFREA, from the coding sequence ATGGAAGAGAAAAGACATCATAAGCGTTTAAAACTCGACGTTTCCATCCAGTTAGAACGTCTGACAGAAGATGGAACGACGACATATGATTACACGCAGGTTGTAGTTACGGATGTTTCGCGCGGCGGAATCGGCTTCCAGTCCGACGAACCTTTAGAAGTGGGGGGATATTATAATACCAGAATCCAGATATGGACGAAAGAGGTGATCGATGCAGTCATCGAGATCGTGCGTAAGCAGAAAATGGAAGATGGAACCGACAAATATGGGGCAACTTTTATTGGAATGTCGGATACAGATGCAATAAAAATAGATATTTATCAGGTGTTTCGTGAAGCATAA
- a CDS encoding ParB/RepB/Spo0J family partition protein codes for MNKTGSAAKVKLNSFDDLFGDGQPQAGIEQVQEIALSELHEFKGHPFKVLDDEKMQETVESVREHGVLMPGIARPRAEGGYEIIAGHRRRHACELVGLDTMPMFIRNYTDDEATIIMVDSNIQREDILPSEKAKAYRMKYEAMKHQGSRAGGLTLDELGGAAGESAKTVQRYIWISRLSEPLLDMVDSGKIGIMQAVDISFLSEDAQQWVLVAIQDTNAVITKQQSAMLKESDKKGELTFPMVRMLLEKEKPVERKVVIKTERINSYFPDTYSTDDIEKIIFQLLDNWKNTQ; via the coding sequence ATGAATAAAACAGGAAGTGCCGCAAAGGTAAAACTGAACAGCTTCGATGATTTATTCGGAGATGGACAGCCACAGGCAGGAATAGAGCAGGTACAGGAAATTGCATTATCAGAACTGCATGAGTTCAAAGGTCACCCATTTAAGGTACTGGACGATGAAAAGATGCAGGAGACGGTGGAGAGTGTCAGAGAGCATGGCGTGCTGATGCCGGGTATTGCAAGACCAAGAGCTGAGGGCGGCTATGAAATTATTGCAGGACACCGAAGGAGACATGCGTGTGAGCTTGTAGGACTTGATACAATGCCGATGTTTATTCGTAATTATACGGACGATGAAGCCACGATTATCATGGTGGACAGCAATATTCAAAGAGAAGATATTCTTCCAAGCGAAAAAGCGAAGGCATATCGCATGAAATACGAAGCCATGAAGCATCAGGGAAGCAGAGCAGGTGGACTTACGCTGGACGAACTGGGAGGAGCTGCAGGAGAGAGTGCAAAAACTGTTCAAAGATATATATGGATTTCACGATTATCGGAACCGTTGCTTGATATGGTGGATTCGGGGAAAATAGGCATTATGCAGGCGGTGGACATCTCGTTTTTATCAGAGGATGCACAGCAATGGGTATTGGTTGCCATACAGGACACCAATGCTGTCATAACCAAACAGCAGAGTGCCATGCTGAAGGAAAGTGACAAAAAAGGAGAGTTGACCTTTCCAATGGTGCGTATGCTTCTGGAGAAAGAAAAGCCAGTAGAGCGTAAGGTTGTTATAAAAACAGAACGCATTAACAGTTATTTCCCGGATACATACAGCACAGATGATATAGAAAAAATAATATTTCAGCTATTAGATAACTGGAAAAATACGCAGTAG